The proteins below are encoded in one region of Blastocatellia bacterium:
- the glpX gene encoding class II fructose-bisphosphatase, with protein sequence MERELALEFLRVVEAAAIAAARTMGQGERKYSDHVAVEAMRQVLDTVPIRGTIVIGEGERDEAPMLYIGEQVGIGYKNPEPGVSYADVDIAVDPLEGTNLCATGEPNAIAVLAAAEKGGLLNAPDTYMEKIIVGPGCGENLDMDAPVADNLKAIAKALDRRVDDLVVIVLDRPRHEQLIADIRKAGARIKLISDGDLSAGISAAVSGTNVHAVMGIGGAPEGVLTAAALRCLNGFMLGRLKPRNQAEVERMQAMGITDLNKVYTKEDLAPGENIIFAVCGVTSGTLLDGVRFWGGGKRTHSLVMTHKWRHIRFIDTIHLEGGPNTRVRL encoded by the coding sequence ATGGAAAGAGAGCTTGCGTTGGAATTCTTGCGCGTAGTCGAAGCTGCGGCCATTGCGGCGGCTCGGACGATGGGACAGGGTGAACGCAAGTATTCTGACCACGTGGCAGTTGAAGCGATGCGACAGGTGCTCGATACAGTCCCGATTCGCGGCACCATCGTGATTGGCGAAGGCGAACGTGATGAAGCGCCGATGCTCTATATTGGCGAGCAGGTCGGCATCGGTTACAAGAATCCTGAGCCAGGCGTCAGCTACGCCGATGTGGACATTGCTGTTGATCCACTGGAAGGAACCAACCTGTGTGCGACCGGCGAGCCAAACGCCATTGCTGTGCTGGCAGCAGCAGAAAAAGGCGGCTTGCTAAACGCGCCGGATACTTACATGGAAAAGATCATTGTCGGACCGGGCTGCGGCGAAAACCTGGATATGGATGCACCGGTCGCTGATAACCTGAAGGCGATTGCCAAGGCGCTTGATCGGCGGGTGGATGATCTGGTGGTGATTGTGCTGGATCGTCCACGTCATGAGCAATTGATCGCCGATATTCGCAAGGCCGGCGCTCGCATCAAACTGATCAGCGACGGTGACCTCTCAGCCGGCATCTCAGCGGCCGTATCTGGCACTAACGTGCATGCGGTCATGGGCATTGGCGGCGCGCCGGAAGGCGTGCTGACAGCGGCGGCGTTGCGTTGCTTGAATGGCTTCATGCTGGGTCGCCTCAAACCGCGCAATCAAGCGGAGGTTGAACGCATGCAGGCGATGGGCATTACCGACTTGAACAAAGTCTATACCAAGGAAGACCTGGCGCCCGGCGAGAACATCATCTTCGCCGTCTGTGGCGTCACCTCCGGGACGTTGCTCGACGGTGTGCGATTTTGGGGCGGCGGCAAACGGACGCACTCGCTCGTCATGACGCACAAGTGGCGTCACATTCGTTTCATTGACACGATTCATCTGGAAGGCGGACCGAACACGCGCGTGCGATTGTGA
- a CDS encoding acyl-CoA dehydrogenase family protein has translation MIDFEFTEEQLAVEKMVREFAANEVAPRIRELDAKGEFDPSIPRKMGELGILGICVPEQYGGAGADYISFGLACEELEYVDTFLRVFLSVHTGLNCLTLLAWGNEDQKQRYLVPQAKGEKLATYALTEPNAGSDAVGIQSTAVKDGDDYVLNGEKIWISLADVADSWITFAWTDQEKKKNRDHSGISAFIVERGFDGVKTGTLHGKLGVRAGNTGWISYQDVRVPKANLLGEEGEGFKIAMFCLDNGRYTVAAGATGLIRACRDASVRYALERKTFGQPIAHYQLVKEMIAEMEADYQSCRLLWLKAGWMKNVGLRNTKETSLAKLMATVASERAAGNAVQIYGAYGFSNEYPVERFYRNCKGAVIYEGTREIHKLMQADYVLGLRKDKPTRVTLPAWEPKK, from the coding sequence ATGATTGATTTTGAATTCACTGAAGAACAATTGGCGGTCGAGAAGATGGTGCGAGAGTTTGCGGCCAATGAAGTTGCGCCGCGCATCCGCGAGCTGGACGCCAAAGGGGAGTTCGACCCTTCCATTCCGCGAAAGATGGGCGAACTGGGCATTTTAGGAATTTGCGTGCCGGAGCAGTATGGCGGCGCCGGCGCTGATTATATCTCTTTTGGTCTGGCCTGCGAAGAACTGGAGTATGTGGATACATTCTTGCGCGTCTTTCTGTCGGTTCACACTGGGCTCAACTGTCTGACGTTACTGGCGTGGGGCAACGAAGATCAAAAGCAACGCTATCTTGTGCCGCAAGCCAAGGGAGAGAAACTGGCCACCTACGCATTGACTGAACCTAACGCTGGCTCCGATGCCGTTGGCATTCAAAGCACGGCTGTCAAAGATGGTGATGATTACGTGCTCAATGGCGAAAAAATTTGGATCAGCCTTGCCGATGTGGCCGATTCGTGGATCACGTTCGCCTGGACGGATCAAGAGAAGAAGAAAAACCGCGATCACAGTGGCATTTCGGCGTTCATCGTCGAGCGTGGGTTTGACGGCGTCAAGACCGGCACGTTGCATGGCAAGCTCGGTGTGCGCGCCGGCAACACGGGTTGGATTTCCTATCAAGATGTGCGGGTGCCCAAGGCGAATCTGCTCGGCGAAGAAGGTGAAGGCTTCAAAATCGCCATGTTTTGTCTGGATAATGGGCGATACACGGTGGCTGCCGGCGCCACCGGCTTGATTCGGGCTTGCCGTGATGCCTCCGTGCGCTACGCGCTCGAGCGCAAGACATTCGGTCAACCAATTGCTCATTATCAGTTGGTCAAAGAGATGATCGCGGAGATGGAGGCCGATTATCAATCGTGCCGACTGCTCTGGCTCAAAGCCGGTTGGATGAAAAATGTTGGCTTGCGCAATACCAAGGAGACATCATTGGCCAAACTGATGGCCACCGTAGCCAGCGAACGAGCCGCCGGCAACGCCGTGCAAATTTATGGCGCGTATGGGTTCTCCAACGAGTATCCGGTGGAGCGATTCTATCGCAATTGCAAGGGCGCGGTGATCTACGAAGGTACCCGTGAGATTCACAAGCTGATGCAGGCCGATTACGTACTAGGGTTGCGCAAAGACAAACCGACGCGAGTGACATTGCCGGCTTGGGAACCGAAAAAATAA